In the Streptomyces spororaveus genome, ACGAAGATCAAGCTCAAGGGTCGGCTGGCCTGGTACATGCACCGTGGCTACCACGGCATGGCCATGCCGACCTGGAACCGCAAGATCCGCGTCTTCGCCGACTGGACCCTCGCGATGTTCCTCAAGCGCGAGGTCGTCTCCCTCGGTGCGCTGGAGACGCCGCGCGAGGAGTTCTACGAGGCCGCCAAGCCGGCGCCGGCCCCGGCAGCCGCCGCTGCCCCGGCCGCGAAGGCCAAGGCCTCCTGACCGGTCCTCCCGGCAGGACCTGAGCTCCACCGCTTCACACTGCTCCATCTGCTTCACCTGTACGACCTGTACGACCCCGAAGGGGCCGCCCGCCATCCGTGGTGCGGGCGGCCCCTTCGGCGTACCCGGGGCCAGGGATGGGTAGACGGAGGGGTCGGAGCTTTTGTGGAGGTGCGCCATGACCGACGCCGCGCCGCGGCTCGCCGTTGTTGCCGAGACCCTGCTGGGTGCCCCGCTGCCGGTACGCGTGCGGGCCTGGGACGGCAGCGAGGCCGGCCCGCCCGACGGCCCCGTGCTCGTCATCCACGACCGTCGCGCCGTGCGGCGGATGCTCTGGAGGCCCGGCGAGCTGGGGCTGGCCCGGGCGTGGGTGGCGGGCGAACTGACGGTCGAAGGAAGTCTGTTCGACCTGCTGGACCGGGTGGCGGGCCTGCTCTGGGAACGCGAGCCGGACCTCCCGCCCGTCGGCCCCACCGTCTCCACGGCCCAGGGCGGGCCCGGCCCGCTCGCCTCCCTCGGGAACATCGCCCGCCGCGCCGGCCTGCCTCCGCTCTCCGGCCTGCCCGGGGCGCGGTGGCGCGACGCCGCCCACCGGGCCGCCGCACGCGAGCTGATCGCCCTCGCCGGACCGCTGCCGCCGCCCCCGCCCCCCGCCGAGGAGGCGCCCCGGCGGGGCGGAGCGCGCCACAGCAAGAGCCGCGACCGCCGGGCCGTCAGCCACCACTACGACGTCGGCAACGACTTCTACGAACGGGTCCTGGGCCCCTCGATGGTGTACTCCTGCGCCTACTGGAGCCCCGGCTCCACCCTGGAGCGGGCCCAGCGCGACAAGCTCGACCTGGTCTGCCGCAAGCTCGCCCTGCGGCCCGGGGACCGCCTGCTCGACGTCGGCTGCGGCTGGGGCTCCATGGCGCTGCACGCCGCCCGCGAGTACGGCGTCCGGGTCACCGGCGTCACGCTCTCCCGCGAGCAGGCCGTGTACGCCCGTAAACGGGTCGCGGACGAGGGACTGACCGACCTGGTGGACATCCGGATCCAGGACTACCGGGACGTCAAGGACGGGCCGTACGACGCCGTTTCCTCCATCGGGATGGCCGAACACGTCGGCTCCGACCGCTACCGGGAGTACGCCCGCACCCTGCACGCCCTGCTGCGGCCCGGCGGGCGGCTGCTGAACCACCAGATCGCCCGCCCCCCGGAGCCGGACGAGGAGGCGTACCGGATCGACGAGTTCATCGACGCCTACGTCTTCCCCGACGGGGAGCTCTCCCCGCTCGGCACCACGGTCGGCGAACTGGAGCGGGCCGGCTTCGAGGTCCGCGACGTGGAGGCGCTGCGCGAGCACTACGGGCTGACCCTGCGGGCCTGGGTGGCCCGGCTGGAGGAGCACTGGGCCGAGGCGGTACGGCTGACCTCGCCCGGCCGGGCCCGGGTCTGGCAGCTCTACATGGCGGCCTGCGCGCTCGGCTTCGAGCGGGGCAGGCTCGGGGTCAACCAGGTGCTCGCGGTGCGGCCCACGGCGTCCGGGGACGCCCGGCTGCCGCTGCGGCTGCGCACCTGGGACGCAGAAACGGTCTAGCAGCACGGAACGGCGGCGGGACGGGAACGCGGAAGGCCCCGGGGCGATGCCCCGGGGCCTTCCGTACGGTCCCGCCGCCGCGGCTACTCCGTCTTGATGGCGGTCAGCATGTTCAGGCGGGCGGCGCTGCGGGCCGGCCACATGGCGGCCAGGACACCGACCACGGCGGCCAGCAGGAGGAAGATGCCGATCCGGTCCCACGGGAGGACCAGTTCGTAGTTCGGCAGGGACTTCGCCATCGTGGTGCCGACCGCCCAGGCGAGGAAGATGCCGATGGCGACGCCCAGGGCGGCTCCGAAGAGGGAGATCACCACGGCCTCCAGGCGGATCATGTTCTTGACCCGGCCCCGGTCGAGACCGATCGCCCGCAGCATGCCGATCTCCTGGGTCCGCTCGAAGACGGACATCGCCAGGGTGTTGACCACACCGAGCACCGAGATGATCAGCGCCATGCCGAGCAGGCCGTACATGACGTTCAGCATGGTGTTGATCATGCCGCCCATCTCGTTGCGCATGTCCTGCTGGGTGGCGACGTTGATGGCCGGGTTCTTGCCCAGCGCGTCGACGACCTTCTGCTGGCCGGCCTTGGACGCCCCGCCCTCGACGTTGACGTAGACCTCGCTGACCGCGCTCTCCTCGCTGTGCTGGGAGAGGATCTTGTCGTCGAGGACGTACGGGGAGAGCAGGCCCTCCATGTCCTTGTAGACCCCGCCGATCCTGAGGGTCTCCTGCTTGCCGTCCTCGTACTTCACCTTGATCGTGGAGCCGGTGTCGAGCTTCTTGCTCTTGGCGGTCTTCTCGGCGACCAGGACCTCGCCCTTGCCGAGGGAGTCCACCGAGCCGCTGACGGTCTCGATGTTCAGGAGCTGGCCGATGCCGGCCGGGTTGACGCCGGAGGCCGACCGGAAGTCGTCACCGACCATGAAGTAGCCGGCCGTCTGCGGGGAGACCGCCTTGATGCCGGGGGTCTTGGCCAGGGTCTCGGTCACCGACCTGTCGAGGTAGCCCATGCCGCCGGCCATGGAGACCTTGTAGTCGGCCTTGAGCTTCTCGGTGGTCATCCGGTCGACGACCTTGCCGACGGTGATGCCGAGCACCGACAGGGTGGTGACCAGGGTCAGGCCGATCGCCAGCGAGGCGGCGGTGACGGCGGTGCGGCGCGGGTTGCGGACGGCGTTCTGGGAGGCCAGCTTGCCGGGGATCCCGAACACCGCCTGCAGCAGCGGGCGGACGGCTCCGATGACCGGCTTCGAGAGCAGCGGCAGCAGCACGATCATGCCGATGAGCATGAAGAACGCGCCCGCACCGATGGTCATGCGGCCGTTGTCGCCGCCGGAGGACACACCGAGCACGACCAGGCCGATGCCGATGGCGCTGATGATCGAGCCGATGACGTTGCGCACGACCAGCGACTTCGCGCTGGCCGGCAGGTGGGCGCTGCCCATGGCGGCGACCGGGGCGATCCTGCCGGTGCGCCAGGCGGGCAGCAGGGCCGCGACCGTCGTGACCTTGATGCCGATGACCAGGGCCGCGATGACCGTGGCCGGGGCGATGACCAGGTCGCCGCCCGGGAGCTTGGCGCCGAAGGACTCGATCACGGACCGCATGGCGACCGCCAGGCCGATACCGCTGATCAGGCCGACGACGGCGGACACGGCACCGACGACCAGGGCCTCGGTGAGCACCGAGCGCATGACCTGACCGCGGTTGGCGCCGACGGCGCGCAGCAGGGCCAGCTCCTTGGTGCGCTGGGTGACCAGCATGGTGAAGGTGTTGTAGATCAGGAAGATGCCGACGAAGAGCGAGATGCCGGCGAAGACGAGCAGCATGGTGCCCATCTGGCCGAGGCCCTTCTCGATGTCCTTGGCCTGCTTCTCGGCGAGCGCGGCGCCCGTCTGCGCCCTGGTGCCCTTGCTGTCCACCAGCGGCTTGACGTCGGCGAGCAGCTTCTCGGCGGAGGTGCCGTCCTTGGCCGCGACCGACATCTCCTGGAAGTAGCCGGGCTTGAGGTAGAGCTCCTGGGCGACCTTGGTCTCGAAGAGCACCAGGCTGCCGCCGGCCTGCACGGCGCCGTCCTCGGTGGTGAAGACACCGGCGAGGGAGTACTCCTTGACCGGGCCGTTGGTCGCGACGCGCACCTTGTCGCCGACCGCGTACTTGCCCTGGTCCGCCGTCGCCTTGTCGAGCGCGACCTCGTCGGCCTTGACCGGGCCGGCGCCCGCGACGAAGGTGTAGCGCGGGTCCTTGCCGTCCTTGACGGGCGTGTAGTTGGCGCCCTGGTTGGACCAGCCGGCGCCGATCAGCTTGCCGTTCTCGTCGCCGACGCCGGCGAAGCCGGTGACGCGGCCGGAGACGGAGGCGACGCCCGGGAGCGCCTTGACCTTGTCGAGGGTGGCCTGGCTCAGGCCGGGCTCGCCCTCCTTCTCGCCCTTCTCGTTGACGAGCTGTCCGTACGAGGTGACGGAGACGGCCACACCCGCGTAGTCCTTGGCGGACTGGCCGGAGAGGGACTTCTTGAGGGTGTCGGTGAAGACGAGGGTGCCGGAGACGAAGGCGACGCCGAGGGTGACGGCGAGCACCGTCATCAGCAGCCGGGCCTTGTGCGCGAGGACGTTGCGCAGGGCTGTACGGAACATGGGATTCGAGTCCTGGGGCTGGAAGTCTGGAGGAGGGCTGCGGGGGTGACCCGGATCAGCTCGTGCGGCCCTTGGCGTCGAAGGCCTTCATGCAGTCCAGCACGCTGTCGGCGGTGGGGCTGAGCATCTCGCGGACGATCTCGCCGTCGGCGAGGAAGATGACGCGGTCCGCGTAGGAGGCGGCGACCGGGTCGTGGGTGACCATCACCACCGTCTGGCCGAGCTCGCGCACGGAGTTGCGCAGGAAGCCGAGGACCTCGGCGCCGGAGCGGGAGTCGAGGTTTCCGGTCGGCTCGTCACCGAAGATGATCTCGGGGCGGGAGGCCAGGGCGCGGGCCACCGCCACGCGCTGCTGCTGGCCGCCGGAGAGCTGGGTGGGCCGGTGGGAGAGGCGCCCGGAGAGGCCGACCATGTCGATCACGGAGTCGAGCCACTGCTTGTCGGGCTTGCGGCCGGCGATGTCCATGGGCAGCGTGATGTTCTCCAGGGCCGTCAGGGTCGGCAGCAGGTTGAAGGCCTGGAAGATGAAGCCGATCTTGTCCCGGCGGAGCTGGGTGAGCTGCTTGTCCTTGAGGCTGCCCAGCTCGGTGTCACCGATGCGGACGGAGCCCGCGGAGAAGGTGTCCAGGCCGGCGACGCAGTGCATCAGCGTGGACTTGCCGGAGCCCGAGGGGCCCATGATCGCGGTGAACTGCCCCTGCACGAAGTCCACGGTGACGTTGTTGAGGGCGACCACCTGGGTCTCGCCCTGGCCGTACACCTTGGAGAGGCCGGTGGCGCGGGCGGCCACGGCCTGGGTGGTGTGCGGGGCGTAGTTCATGGTGGTCACGGGACGGCTCCTCGGTCTGCGGTGCGGGGACGTTTCCATCCTCACCGCGGGTACCCCCGCTCCGGATCAGCCGCCGTGCCTGTTCCTCGGCCCACTGGAGTCTGACGGCGGGCGGGTCCGTGTCCTCCTCTGGTATGACAGGAGCCTGATCGGCGTGGGTGGCCCGGGGTGACCCGGGGTGGCGGGGAGGGTGGCGCGGGGGGTGGCGGAGGCCATCGAAATCCCGTCATTCCCGTACAGGTGATGATCGGCGTCCAGAACGGGCCGACCGTGCATTCTCGGCCCTGACGAACCCTCAAGCGCCAATAAAATCAGACAACATCGGAAAGTTCGCAGGTTGGCAGGGGGAGCGATCCGGATAGGCTCGGCTCAGCGTTCAAGGCTTTGTAACGGGGGCCGCCACGCCTTGCCCGGATGGTGGAATGCAGACACGGCGAGCTTAAACCTCGCTGGCCTTCGGGCCGTGCCGGTTCAAGTCCGGCTCCGGGCACCATCAATGGCACGGCGCCCGGCCCGGCAGCCCCGATCCTCCCGGGACGTGACCACTCCGGAGATCGGGAACACGGGGAGCACGCGCGTCGCCCGCACCCCGGCGACGACGTCAACAAGGCGGTCGGCCACCGCCCGCCGCACCGGGTGAACAGCGCCCCGCCCCGGCCGATCCGGTTTCCGGGGGCGGGTCGCCGCCGAACGGGGGCCGTGTGGATCCGGCGGCTTTATTTACTGCGGCCCGGCCCGGCCTCTCCTAAGATCCTCCTCCAGCAGTAGGGTGCTTTCTTTGCGAGCGCATTACTCTTGATGCAAGGCCGCGCTCGGTGGCCACGGAGGAGTGAGATGAGGAGCAGTAACCCGGTCTTCTCGCGACGGGGGTTCAGCCGCGACAACGGTGGCTATGCGGGCTTTGACGCGCAGCCGCAGCAGGCCGGGACCAACCCGTACGCGACCAACCCGTACGCGGCCGACCCGACCACCGGCATGCCGCAGGCCCCGGCCCGCGCCAACGTGATGACCATGGACGACGTCGTGAGCCGTACGGCCATGACGCTCGGCACGCTCATCGTGACGGCCGCGCTCGCCTGGGCGGTGCTGCCGGTCGACCCGGCCAACCTCGGCCCTTCGTACGCCATCGGCGTCGGCGCCGGTCTCGTCGCCTTCGTCCTGGTGATCATCCAGTCGTTCAAACGCAAGCCCGTCCCGGGCCTGATCCTGGCCTACGCGGCGTTCGAGGGTGTCTTCCTCGGCGTCATCAGCGCGACCGTGAGCACCTACGTCGGCCCCGGCGTCGTCATGCAGGCCGTGATGGGCACGATGTGCGTCTTCGCCGCCGTGCTCTTCGCGTACAAGATGCGCTGGATCCGCGTCACCCGCCGCTTCTACGGCTTCGTGATGGCGGCGACGATGGGCTTCATCCTGCTGATGCTCGTGAACACGCTGTTCGCGGTCTTCGGCGGCGGTGACGGCCTCGGCTTCCGCAGCGGCGGCCTCGGCCTCCTGTTCGGTGCCATCGGTGTCATCCTCGGCGCCTGCTTCCTCGCCCTCGACTTCAAGCAGGTCGAGGACGGCATCGCCTACGGTGCCCCCCGCGAGGAGGCCTGGCTCGCGGCCTTCGCCCTGACCATGACCCTGGTCTGGATCTACGTCGAGATGCTGCGCATCTTCTCGATCCTCTCGGGCGACGACTAGCAGGACCCGCGGGCCGGCCACCGGCCCGCGCGCACGGCATGGGGAAGGCCCCGCGAGCACACCGCTCGCGGGGCCTTCCCGCATCCAGGGGGTACGGGACACGGGGTCGGGGGAGGAGGGCTCAGCCGAACCGGCGTGCGGCTCTGCGCAGGTCGTACTCGTGGATGATCGCCTTGGCCTGGCCGTACGACAGCTCGTGCGCGCCGCGCAGCCAGCTGACCTTCTCCTCGAACCGGACGAGTGAGGGGCCTTCGTCCACGGTGCGGAGCCAGTCGGACACGTCACGACCGGTGGTCAGGGGGATTCTGTCGATCATGTTGCGGTGGGTCTGTTCGGAGAACTCTACGGACATGGGCGCCTCCGGAGGTATCGCCGTGCTGTTCTCTTCACGCCACCGTGCCGGAGAGTTCGCCCGTTGGCAATGGTGCCCGGGCGGCGCGTAAGGTCGGCCGGGTGCTTGATACTTCGCCCCTGACCGCCGTCGTGGAACGTTTCGCCGACCGGCTGCGGGCCGCGCCGCAGAGCCGCCTGCAGCAGGGCGCCGCCGCCGCGGCGCTGGACCTGGCCCGCGAACTCTCCGTACGGGCCCAGCGGATCGAGACGCCCGGGCGGGAGCCGAAGGAAGTGCCGGACGCCGGCATCTTCGTGGTCGGCGATCAGGTGGCGGTGACCGGGCTGGACCTCGCCGAGGCCCTGCGCGCCGCGGCCCCGGACGGCGCGAAGGCCCCGTCCGAGGTGCTGGACGAGGCCGTGCGGCTGGTGGAGCAGGCGGAAGTCAGAGCGATGCGATGACGCGGTCCGCGAGGATGTAGACGTTGCTGTCGGGGTCCTCGGTGTCGCCGCAGGAGAAGGTCAGCGCGTAGGCGCCGGAGATGCCCGAGCCGCCCAGCAGGACCGGCGCGGTGCCGGAGCGCAGGGCCTCGGCGAGCCGCTCCGCGGTCTCCCGGTGCCCCGGGGTCATGCACAGCGTCGTGCCGTCGGTGAACACGTACACGTCGAGCGTGCCCAGCGGGCCCGGGCGGACGTCCGCGAGGGCCGTACGGGCCTCCGCGAGCTCCTCCAGGCGGTTCACGGTGCGCTCGTGGTCGGCGCCGGGGTGCGAGGCCTGGACCGGTACGAAGTCGGGGTGCGAGGGGTGGCGCCGGCGCGCGGCGGCCAGCTCGGCCGAGTCCTCGGGGTACCCGGGCAGCTCGTCGAGGATCTCCTCGCCGAGTACGGGCTCCAGTCCCACCAGGTCGGCCTGCCGGGGCAGGAAGACCGGGCTGTCCTCGCCGAGCCCGGGCAGACCGCCCATCAGCGACGGGGCGTCGGCGGCGTCACGGGCCTCCTGCGCGGCCCAGAAGGCCCGCGCCTCGGCCAGCTCGCGCTCGCGCTCCTCGGCGAGGGCTTCGGCCACGGCGGCTCGTATCTCCGCGGCGGGGGACTCCACGGCGCTGCGGGCGTGCGGGACGGTCGCACCGCGGGGGTGGACCGGCACCGCCAGCTCAGTGCGCAGGGCGGCGACCTGCTTGCGCAGACCATGGACGGCGTGCAGCGCAGCAGCGCCCACGGCCGTGGCAGCGGCCGTGGTCAGCAGCAGGGCAAGAGACATGGCGCTCACTGACTAACTCCTGAGGTGATTCGATCCCCCGACTTCCTACATCAGAGTGTCCCGACCTGGGAATGGCGTGCAGTGCATTACGTCACGAAATGGACAGGGCTTTCGTCACACACGTCGCATCTGTACCGGCCCTGACCTGCGTAAACACCGATCCCCCAGGAGATAGGTCACATCCTGGGGGAAATTTGGTCACAGGTCGGCCGCGACCGGGTTAGATCCGGTGTCAGTACGCCGCAGGGGATCCGGCCGGATCCCTTGCGGCGCCTGGGTCGCACTCTTGATCCAATGTGCGCGGCCGCCCGATTCCCCGGTCGCGCAACGGCTCAGCTCAGGCGCTCGATCACCATGGCCATGCCCTGGCCGCCGCCGACGCACATGGTCTCCAGACCGAACTGCTTGTCGTGGAACTGCAGGCTGTTGATCAGGGTGCCGGTGATGCGCGCACCGGTCATCCCGAACGGGTGACCGACGGCGATGGCTCCGCCGTTGACGTTCAGCTTCTCCAGCGGGATCTCCAGGTCCCGGTACGACGGGATGACCTGGGCCGCGAAGGCCTCGTTGATCTCGAAGAGGTCGATGTCGCCGACCGTGAGGCCGGCCCGCTTCAGGGCCTGCTTCGACGCCTCGACCGGGCCCAGGCCCATGATCTCGGGGGAGAGGCCGGTGACACCGGTGGAGACGATCCGGGCCAGCGGGGTCAGGCCGAGCTCGCGGGCCTTGGTGTCGCTCATGATGACCAGCGCCGCGGCGCCGTCGTTGAGCGGGCAGCAGTTGGCGGCCGTGACCAGGCCGTCGGGGCGGAAGACGGGCTTGAGGCCCTCCACGCCCTCCAGGGTCACGCCGGCGCGCGGGCCGTCGTCCCCGGAGACGACCGTGCCGTCGGGGGTGGTGACCGGGGTGATCTCGCGGGCCCAGAAGCCGTTCTTGATGGCCTCTTCGGCCAGGTTCTGCGAGCGGACGCCGAACTCGTCCATGTCGCGACGGGTCACGCCCTTGATGCGGGCCAGGTTCTCGGCGGTCTGCCCCATCGCGATGTACGCGTCCGGGACCAGGCCGTCCTCGCGCGGGTCCTGCCAGCTGGAGCCGGTCGACGCGGCGACGGCCGCCGTACGGGCCTCGGCGTCGGCGAAGAGCGGGTTGTGGGTGTCGGGCCACGAGTCCGAGTTGCCCTTGGCGAACCGCGACACCATCTCGACGCCCGCCGAGATGAAGACGTCGCCCTCGCCCGCCTTGATGGCGTGCAGGGCCATCCGGGAGGTCTGCAGCGAGGAGGAGCAGTAGCGGGTGATCGTCGTGCCGGGCAGGAAGTCCATGCCCATCTGCACGGCCACGATGCGCGCCAGGTTGTTGCCCTGCTCGCCGCCGGGCAGGCCGCAGCCGAGCATCAGGTCG is a window encoding:
- a CDS encoding ABC transporter ATP-binding protein, which encodes MNYAPHTTQAVAARATGLSKVYGQGETQVVALNNVTVDFVQGQFTAIMGPSGSGKSTLMHCVAGLDTFSAGSVRIGDTELGSLKDKQLTQLRRDKIGFIFQAFNLLPTLTALENITLPMDIAGRKPDKQWLDSVIDMVGLSGRLSHRPTQLSGGQQQRVAVARALASRPEIIFGDEPTGNLDSRSGAEVLGFLRNSVRELGQTVVMVTHDPVAASYADRVIFLADGEIVREMLSPTADSVLDCMKAFDAKGRTS
- a CDS encoding SAM-dependent methyltransferase — encoded protein: MTDAAPRLAVVAETLLGAPLPVRVRAWDGSEAGPPDGPVLVIHDRRAVRRMLWRPGELGLARAWVAGELTVEGSLFDLLDRVAGLLWEREPDLPPVGPTVSTAQGGPGPLASLGNIARRAGLPPLSGLPGARWRDAAHRAAARELIALAGPLPPPPPPAEEAPRRGGARHSKSRDRRAVSHHYDVGNDFYERVLGPSMVYSCAYWSPGSTLERAQRDKLDLVCRKLALRPGDRLLDVGCGWGSMALHAAREYGVRVTGVTLSREQAVYARKRVADEGLTDLVDIRIQDYRDVKDGPYDAVSSIGMAEHVGSDRYREYARTLHALLRPGGRLLNHQIARPPEPDEEAYRIDEFIDAYVFPDGELSPLGTTVGELERAGFEVRDVEALREHYGLTLRAWVARLEEHWAEAVRLTSPGRARVWQLYMAACALGFERGRLGVNQVLAVRPTASGDARLPLRLRTWDAETV
- a CDS encoding acetyl-CoA C-acetyltransferase; the encoded protein is MPEAVIVSTARSPIGRAFKGSLKDVRPDDLTATIIQAALAKIPGLDPREIDDLMLGCGLPGGEQGNNLARIVAVQMGMDFLPGTTITRYCSSSLQTSRMALHAIKAGEGDVFISAGVEMVSRFAKGNSDSWPDTHNPLFADAEARTAAVAASTGSSWQDPREDGLVPDAYIAMGQTAENLARIKGVTRRDMDEFGVRSQNLAEEAIKNGFWAREITPVTTPDGTVVSGDDGPRAGVTLEGVEGLKPVFRPDGLVTAANCCPLNDGAAALVIMSDTKARELGLTPLARIVSTGVTGLSPEIMGLGPVEASKQALKRAGLTVGDIDLFEINEAFAAQVIPSYRDLEIPLEKLNVNGGAIAVGHPFGMTGARITGTLINSLQFHDKQFGLETMCVGGGQGMAMVIERLS
- a CDS encoding Bax inhibitor-1/YccA family protein gives rise to the protein MRSSNPVFSRRGFSRDNGGYAGFDAQPQQAGTNPYATNPYAADPTTGMPQAPARANVMTMDDVVSRTAMTLGTLIVTAALAWAVLPVDPANLGPSYAIGVGAGLVAFVLVIIQSFKRKPVPGLILAYAAFEGVFLGVISATVSTYVGPGVVMQAVMGTMCVFAAVLFAYKMRWIRVTRRFYGFVMAATMGFILLMLVNTLFAVFGGGDGLGFRSGGLGLLFGAIGVILGACFLALDFKQVEDGIAYGAPREEAWLAAFALTMTLVWIYVEMLRIFSILSGDD
- a CDS encoding ABC transporter permease gives rise to the protein MFRTALRNVLAHKARLLMTVLAVTLGVAFVSGTLVFTDTLKKSLSGQSAKDYAGVAVSVTSYGQLVNEKGEKEGEPGLSQATLDKVKALPGVASVSGRVTGFAGVGDENGKLIGAGWSNQGANYTPVKDGKDPRYTFVAGAGPVKADEVALDKATADQGKYAVGDKVRVATNGPVKEYSLAGVFTTEDGAVQAGGSLVLFETKVAQELYLKPGYFQEMSVAAKDGTSAEKLLADVKPLVDSKGTRAQTGAALAEKQAKDIEKGLGQMGTMLLVFAGISLFVGIFLIYNTFTMLVTQRTKELALLRAVGANRGQVMRSVLTEALVVGAVSAVVGLISGIGLAVAMRSVIESFGAKLPGGDLVIAPATVIAALVIGIKVTTVAALLPAWRTGRIAPVAAMGSAHLPASAKSLVVRNVIGSIISAIGIGLVVLGVSSGGDNGRMTIGAGAFFMLIGMIVLLPLLSKPVIGAVRPLLQAVFGIPGKLASQNAVRNPRRTAVTAASLAIGLTLVTTLSVLGITVGKVVDRMTTEKLKADYKVSMAGGMGYLDRSVTETLAKTPGIKAVSPQTAGYFMVGDDFRSASGVNPAGIGQLLNIETVSGSVDSLGKGEVLVAEKTAKSKKLDTGSTIKVKYEDGKQETLRIGGVYKDMEGLLSPYVLDDKILSQHSEESAVSEVYVNVEGGASKAGQQKVVDALGKNPAINVATQQDMRNEMGGMINTMLNVMYGLLGMALIISVLGVVNTLAMSVFERTQEIGMLRAIGLDRGRVKNMIRLEAVVISLFGAALGVAIGIFLAWAVGTTMAKSLPNYELVLPWDRIGIFLLLAAVVGVLAAMWPARSAARLNMLTAIKTE
- a CDS encoding DUF4287 domain-containing protein, which codes for MSVEFSEQTHRNMIDRIPLTTGRDVSDWLRTVDEGPSLVRFEEKVSWLRGAHELSYGQAKAIIHEYDLRRAARRFG